Sequence from the Vicinamibacteria bacterium genome:
GCAGAACCTCGTTATCGAGCTACGCGTGCGTCCTCCCTTCGACAGGAGCGGCCTGGAGTTTCGTCACGATTTTCTGCGGTATGAAGGCTGGCTCGTGCACGAAGATGTCGAAGGTGGTGCGAGCACCTCACATTTCTCAGCGCTTGGGAAGCATGGAGAACCCGTTCGTTTTCGATTCGAGCCGCTGCGGCAACCATTGGGACCGGGTGCTGCAAGTACGTTGCACGTCGTAACGGAGGTTTCCGGTTCCGTGGAGGGGAGGAAGCGCCCGGACGGCGATATTGACCTGGTGGTGAGAGCGGACGAGCTGAGCCTCATTGAGGGGCAAAAGGGCCTCAAGCTACCGTCCGGTGCCGGAGGAGAGAAGAAGTTGACCGTGCAGCCCGGAGAAGTCATCCGAATCGAGCTTCCACATCCCTCTGGTCGGTCGGTCCATCGATTGCCGCCCGAATTGGGCGGTCAACCCATCGCGAGTCTGCCGGATGTGCGTTCACTCGGCGATGGGAGCGCGATCACCGTGGACGATGGTGTTCTTGTGGTCGATATCGCCGAGTTGTACCGAGGCCGCCGAACATCCCTGACGCTCTCCGTCACGCCACTCGAATGACGCTCGGTGGAGACCAGCTAACGCTGGATCAACGGCCAGAGATCGGATGATCCGTGCAGTCGCTTGCCTCCTCGACTTCCCTATCGGCGCGGACTTCTCGCGCGCGCCAGCGGCCGAAGGACTCGCACGGCGTGCTCTAACTCCTGCCCTCGAAGCGGCCCGAATGCCGCCGGTGATATCTCAGCGAATCGAGATGCTTCCCGAGCTCGAATCGATCATCAATCGATGTCCTCCGCCACGAACCGCGCCACGGATCTCCTTCCTCGAGAGCCGCCCGCTGACGGTGACGGGATGGTCGAGCTCGATGCTTCCGGAACTCGTGTGGGCGTCGAGGTCGAACGCGGCGTCCTCGGGAAGCTCTACCGTAATGCTTCCCGAGGAAGCGTGGATGCGCCAGTCCCCCGTGAGCTCACCTGCGATCCGAACGGTCCCGCTGCCGGAGTTCACCTCGAGCCCACCGCGCACCCCAGAAACCCGGATGCTTCCCGAGCCGGCCTTGACGTCGACATCGCCCTCGCCGGTCTGCTCGATCTCGATACGGCCGCTTCCCGTGCGGGCCGTGACCGGCCCCTCCACGCCAAGGGCCGTGATCGAGCCGCTCCCCGTCTTGGCCTCGAGTCTGCCCTTCGCGGAATCGACTCGAATGCTTCCCGACCCAGCCGCCGCCGTCACGAAGTCCCCTATGGACCCAATCGTGACGCTCCCCGAGCCCGTTTTGGCCTCCACCGGCCCGTGGATGTCCCCCACGGTCTGGCTTCCCGAGCCCGACTTGGAAACGAGGCTCGTTTCGGGCGGCACGACGATGCGATAGCTGATACTGACGTTGTGAAACAGTTCCTCATCCCAGCGCGAGCCCACCCGGATCACGTTTCCTGTCTGTTCGATGGGAGGGTTCTCCTCGATTTTCCGAACCCGGTCGCTGCCTCCTAAGCCGCCAAATAGTCCGGATCCGACGCGGATCTCACCATGGATCTCGACGGTTCCGCTCGCGCCCGTGGTGACGTCGATGCTGCCCGAGCCCGTGATGACCTCCAGGCTGACGGGACCATCGACACGAAGCGTCCGGTCGAACGAGCCCTCCACGGCGGCCAGGGGGAGGAAAACGAGCAAAAGGAGATTCATCGCCTCACCTCTTGTCAACCAGACGGAAATGCCGGGGCAAAGGTTGCAGCAAAAGCTCGGGATACAATAACGGTGATGGAAGACCACCAAGGCGATGGCGCTCCGCGAGCGTTCCGCGAGCTACTCGACACGGCGACGCCGCATTTCTTCGTTACCCCGGTGCTGGTGGGCTTGAACGTCGCCTTCTTCGCGGTCATGGTCCTGTTCGGCGTGTCGCCTCTCGACCCCGATCTGGAGAGCTTGTGGCGCTTTGGCGCCAATTTCGGCCCGAGAACGTTCGCGGGCGAATGGTGGCGCATCCTGTCCTCGACCTTCGTACATATCGGCTTCTTCCATCTCGTTCTCAATATGTGGGCCCTGTGGAGCCTGGGGAACCTGGCCGAGCGGATGTTTGGAAGCATGACGTTTCTCGTCATCTACCTCATGAGCGGGATCGGGGGAAGCGTGGGAACGTTGCTGTGGCACCCCCACATCACGAGCGCCGGTGCCTCCGGCGCCCTGTTCGGCGTGCTGGGGGCTCTGGTGGCGTTCGTCTACCTCGGACACATCCACGTTCCTCCAAGAATCGTTCGGAATCTCAGGTGGGTGCTGATTGCCGTCGTCGTCTTCAACCTTCTGTTCGGCTTCATGTGGCCGCGCATCGACAACGCCGGACACCTCGGTGGACTTCTCGTCGGCTTGATCACCGGAGCCGCGCTACACCGTCCTCTCCCGGTGCGACCCCGTTCGGCCCTTCGGTACCTCGCGGTTCCAATGGTCCTCGCCGTTCTGGCCGGTCTCGCGGAGCTCTCGCGCGCTTTGGCCCAGAGCAATCCCTCCATGCTCGCCGCCGAGGCCCTCGAGCTCGAGCTCCAGGGAAAGAGTGAGGCAGCAGCGCAAAAGCTCGAGCAAGCGATCGAAATGGATCCCGGGCTCGTATCCGCTCTCACCCAGCTGGGCTACCTGCACCTCGAGGCCGGGCGATTCGGCGCGGCTGCCACGGTTCTCGAGAAGGCCGCTCAGCTGGAGCCGGACTCGGTGGAGCTGCATGTCGTGCTCGGTATCGCCTATATGAGAGACGACCGATATCGCGAAGCCGCAGCGACCCTGGAAAAGGCGCTCGAGCGCGCGCCCGGGCGGCCCGCACTCTTGAGTGAGCTCGGCACCGCACAGTACCTCAGTGGCGACTCCGAGCGAGGGGTGGAGTCTCTCCGGAAGGCAATCGAGCTCGATCCAGAGAACTCCGAGCACCACAATCGGCTGGCGCTGGTTCTCGCCGAATCCGGAGACGGCGAGGGCTCCCTCGAGGCCATCGAAGCCGCACTCGATCTCGCGCCGCGCGCGGCTCACATTTGGGATAGCCTCGGCACGGTGCGCCTGTATCGCAACGAGCCTGCCGAGGCGGCGGAGGCATACCGCAAAGCGATCCAGCTCGACCCGCAACAGGCCATCTACCACTACAACTTGAGCCTTGCTCTCCGCCGGACCGGTGCGATGGAGGCGGCGGACGAAGCGCGGACGAGAGCGCTGGAGCTGGCCCCAGATCTCGAGCCTCCATCGGACGGAAGCCCGATGATCTGGTCGTGACCGGAAAGGCAGTGGTCGTCGGGGCAGGCGCCATCGGCGTCGCCTCCGCCTACTTCCTCGTGCGCTCGGGTTTCGACGTCACTCTCGTGGACCGAGGAGAGGTCGGCCACGGCTGCTCCTACGGAAACGCCTGCCTCATCGTCCCCAGCCATTCGGATCCAATTCCCGGCCCGGGGGTCATCGGGCAGGCCCTTCGTTGGATGGTTCGAAACGACAGCCCCTTCTACATCCGACCCCGCTTCGATCCGAGCCTCGCGTCATGGGGCTGGAAATTTCGTCGGTACTGCAACCGCGAGGCGGTCCACCGCGGCTCCGCCGCATTGGCCGGTTTGAGTCGCGGAAGCCTCGCTCTGTACGACGAGATCACGTCGGCCAAGGAAGCGGATTTCTTCTTCGAGAAGCGTGGCCTTCTCGAGGTTTATCTGACTCCGAACAGCGTGAAGCGTGGCCGCTCCGAGCTCGACCTGTTGACCCAGAACGGGTTTCCCGCTCGGCTCGTCACCGCCGACGAGGCCCTCGAGCTCGAGCCGGCGCTCGCGCCGGCGATTTGCGGCGGGCTTTACATCGAGAGCGAAGCCCATGGTCACTGCTACGGCTACGTTCGAGCTCTGGCGGGCTCCGTGCAACGAAGCGGGGGCCGCGTCCTCACCGGCCGACCGATCGATCGGATCCTCGTTTCGAATCGACGTGTCCACGGAATCTCGCTCGGCGGTCCGCCGGAAGAGATCGCGGCCGATGTCGTCGTGCTCGCCGCGGGCTGCTGGTCCCGCGACATCGCCCGATCGATCGGAATCGACATCCCGCTCCAGCCGGCGAAAGGCTACAGCGCCACGATCGACGCGTTCGAGGGTGGGCCGCAAATACCGCTCCTCGTCAAGGAGCGCCGAGTCATCGTAACGCCTCTCGACGGACGCCTGCGTTTCGGTGGAACGCTCGAGCTCGCAGGCTACGATCTCGGGATCGACCGAGCTCGCTACCGCGCGGTCGTGCGAGCCGGGCTCGAGGTCCTTCGAGACAAACCACCGATGAAGAACGAGGAACCCTGGTGCGGCCTCCGGCCCGTCACGCCCGACGGCCTTCCCATCATCGACCGACTGCGAGAGCCCCAGGGTCTCATCATAGCGACCGGTCACGCCATGCTCGGCTTTACTCAGTCTCCCATGACGGGTAAGCTCGTGGCCGAGCTCGCTCGCGGAGACAGACCATCGCTTTCCCTCGAGCCTTTTCGACTCGATCGGTTCTGAGCCTCTGGATCGCCATCCAGAGCACGCCCCGAGACGTCCTCGTTCGCGGTAACGTCCTCGTACCCGAGACCACGATCCTGCATCATGCCGGATCGTTCGATGACCTTCCCCGGGCATTCCGAAGGCTTTGGGAAACTGGCCTGTTCGAGGATATCCGCTTCGACACCGAGGACTCGCGGCTCATCATCGCCGTGAAAGAGAAGCCTCTCCTTCGGGAAGTCCGCGTGACCGGTCTCGACACGGTCGCAGCCAGGCTTCCGCCATTGCGCTCGAATCAGCCGATCGGCGAGCAAGACGCGAGAGAGATCGCGCTCGTTGCCTCCGAGATCGCTGGTGCCGACTACGAGGCTTCGGCGCGGCTCGAGCCCGTTTCGGAGCTCCATGTCGACCTCGTCCTCGAGGTCACCCGGCGCCCTCCTCGGGAGCTCTCGTTCCGCGGCAACGAGCACGTGAGCGACGACAACCTCGCCGATGCCGTGCACGATGCACCCGGCGAAGACGTGGTCTCGACGCTTCGCGCCCTCTATCGTCGTCGCGGCTATGCCCGGACACAGATCGTTTCCCGGGGGCGCACGGTGTCCATCGTCGAAGGTGAGATCCATCGACTCGGCGAAATCGAGACCGACCCCGGCTCGCTCCTCTCTCGAGAGGAGATTCGGGCCACCCTTCCCGAGTCCGGCACTCGATTCGATGGCGGCGCTGTCGACGAGGCCGTCGAGCGAATCGGACGCTACTACGCGAGCCGGGGCTATCCCACCGCTCGGGTGTCGATCGAGGAAAACCTGCGTCCTCACACGAACGTCGTCGACATCAGAGTCACTGTGGAGGAAGGATCCTTCTATCTCGTGGACAGAATCACCTTTCACGGTCACGCCCGTCACCGTGACCGTGATCTGCGACTGTTTTGTGATCTCGCGGAGACCGATCGCTTCAATGGGACACTGATCGAATCCGACATTCTCTCGCTCATGGGCCTCGGCAACTTTCGCGCCGTCGTGCCCGAGTTGGATTTGACGACGACCCCCGGCCTAGCGAGGGTTCATTACCGGATCGAGGAGATACCGCCTTTCGAGTACCTCGTCGGAGGAGGACTCGACGGAACCCAGGGGGCAACGGGAGCGGGACAGTTCGTTGCCCGCAGCCTTTTCGGCCGCGCGGAGACGTTCCGAATCGATCTGGACCTCGGCAACCGTCTCCAGAACCTCGCCTTCGGCTACCACGATCCGACGCTCCTGGGAAAGCGGCTTTTCCTCGACGCCGATTTCCGGAGGGCCGAGCTCACCTACCCCGACGAAACCTCAGAGGACACGACCGAGCTGGCGATTCGCGCCTACGGACCTTATCGAGCGCGATGGCAGTTCCTCGCGAGCGCTCGATTCAGCGCGTTCACGCTCGGCTCGGAGCTAGACGACGACGTTCCGTTCCTCACGCCGTTTCTCGGGCGCCGTTTTCGCACGCTTCGATGGAGCGCCGGCCTGGCGCACCGAACCCGGTGGCTGGAGACGGGGCTCGAATGGGTGACCGGAAACGTCGAGCTCACTCGATTCCGCGTTGGGAGCCACGTCGTCGTACCCGTCGCCCCGCGGCACTCCATCGCATTCATTGGACGGGCGGAAGCGCTCTGGCCTTACGGAACGAGCGAGGCGGAAGGCGTTCCCCGGTTCGAGCGTTTGTTTCTCGGAAGCGAGAACGACTTGAGAGGTTTTTCGATCAGAGGCGTCGGGCCACGCGATGGCGCTGTCGTCGTCGGGGGCGACCGGCTGTTCTTCGCGACCGTGGAGCATCGGTACGAGGTCCTGCCGCGGCTGACGCTCGTTGGTTTTTTCGACCTGGGCAACGTGTACGCGACCGACTTCGAGGGCGAGGCTCTCCCCAAAGCGCGATTCGACGCCGGAGGGGAAGCGCGTGTCGTGGTGCCGCTCGCGCAGGTTCCGGTCCGAGTGGGTTATGGCTTCAACCTGGATCGGCTGGCCGACGAGCCGCGCGGCCGGTTCTTCGTCACACTCGCGGTGCGATTCTGATCCCGCGTTTTTAAATTAGGGAAGCTCGATCGCGCGGACGACCTGGCCGTTGTTCTCCCACGGAGTGGCCTTGTAGCGCAGATCCTCGTCCTCGGTCGGCTGGATGCCGCTTCTACCACGAGCGCGGGAAACGAGGCGGTGGGATCCGCGCGCAGCGTCGCTCCACTCGAGATGGAACGCCGACCAGGCGTAGGGCGAAACTCCGGGCTCGATTCGGGCCGCACGAAAGGGTCCGTCGTCGACGGCGATCTCGATCGTCTCGATGGGCGACCCGTCGCTCCAGGCAAGTCCGTGGATGGTGTGAGTGCCGGAGGAATCTCTCGTGACCCGCGTGATCACCGACTTGATCTGGTGGCGTCCCACCGAGGTCGCGCGATGCTCGATTCGGCCGTTCACCTCGACGCCTCGCAGCGTCACATAATCCTTTGCCATGAACCAGCCCATGAATCGGTAGGGCACGATCTCGATGCGTTCGAGCCATTTCACCTGGGCAACGCCGTACCAGCCGGGAACGATGAGACGCAGGGGAAAACCATGCTCGCGCGGAAGAGGGTCACCATTCATCTCGTAGGCGAGCAGGACGTTCTCGTCCAGGGCCATGCGGATGGGAAGGCTTCTCGCGAACCGCGTGGCGTAGGTCTGGCCGCGGAGCCGCTCCTCGGCGTTGTC
This genomic interval carries:
- a CDS encoding BamA/TamA family outer membrane protein → MKEKPLLREVRVTGLDTVAARLPPLRSNQPIGEQDAREIALVASEIAGADYEASARLEPVSELHVDLVLEVTRRPPRELSFRGNEHVSDDNLADAVHDAPGEDVVSTLRALYRRRGYARTQIVSRGRTVSIVEGEIHRLGEIETDPGSLLSREEIRATLPESGTRFDGGAVDEAVERIGRYYASRGYPTARVSIEENLRPHTNVVDIRVTVEEGSFYLVDRITFHGHARHRDRDLRLFCDLAETDRFNGTLIESDILSLMGLGNFRAVVPELDLTTTPGLARVHYRIEEIPPFEYLVGGGLDGTQGATGAGQFVARSLFGRAETFRIDLDLGNRLQNLAFGYHDPTLLGKRLFLDADFRRAELTYPDETSEDTTELAIRAYGPYRARWQFLASARFSAFTLGSELDDDVPFLTPFLGRRFRTLRWSAGLAHRTRWLETGLEWVTGNVELTRFRVGSHVVVPVAPRHSIAFIGRAEALWPYGTSEAEGVPRFERLFLGSENDLRGFSIRGVGPRDGAVVVGGDRLFFATVEHRYEVLPRLTLVGFFDLGNVYATDFEGEALPKARFDAGGEARVVVPLAQVPVRVGYGFNLDRLADEPRGRFFVTLAVRF
- a CDS encoding FAD-dependent oxidoreductase; amino-acid sequence: MTGKAVVVGAGAIGVASAYFLVRSGFDVTLVDRGEVGHGCSYGNACLIVPSHSDPIPGPGVIGQALRWMVRNDSPFYIRPRFDPSLASWGWKFRRYCNREAVHRGSAALAGLSRGSLALYDEITSAKEADFFFEKRGLLEVYLTPNSVKRGRSELDLLTQNGFPARLVTADEALELEPALAPAICGGLYIESEAHGHCYGYVRALAGSVQRSGGRVLTGRPIDRILVSNRRVHGISLGGPPEEIAADVVVLAAGCWSRDIARSIGIDIPLQPAKGYSATIDAFEGGPQIPLLVKERRVIVTPLDGRLRFGGTLELAGYDLGIDRARYRAVVRAGLEVLRDKPPMKNEEPWCGLRPVTPDGLPIIDRLREPQGLIIATGHAMLGFTQSPMTGKLVAELARGDRPSLSLEPFRLDRF
- a CDS encoding DUF4097 family beta strand repeat-containing protein; the encoded protein is MNLLLLVFLPLAAVEGSFDRTLRVDGPVSLEVITGSGSIDVTTGASGTVEIHGEIRVGSGLFGGLGGSDRVRKIEENPPIEQTGNVIRVGSRWDEELFHNVSISYRIVVPPETSLVSKSGSGSQTVGDIHGPVEAKTGSGSVTIGSIGDFVTAAAGSGSIRVDSAKGRLEAKTGSGSITALGVEGPVTARTGSGRIEIEQTGEGDVDVKAGSGSIRVSGVRGGLEVNSGSGTVRIAGELTGDWRIHASSGSITVELPEDAAFDLDAHTSSGSIELDHPVTVSGRLSRKEIRGAVRGGGHRLMIDSSSGSISIR
- a CDS encoding molybdopterin-dependent oxidoreductase, producing MQETIPWAEVRNDPEPRAGVRFTDLTLLDGGVVPNDRFFVLQQRDIPQVDATGFELSFSGEIGREAALTLDEIRSLDKVETTVCFECAGNGPAGMHGLVGNARWAGTRLGPLLEGLGIAPSAREVVFYGADNAEERLRGQTYATRFARSLPIRMALDENVLLAYEMNGDPLPREHGFPLRLIVPGWYGVAQVKWLERIEIVPYRFMGWFMAKDYVTLRGVEVNGRIEHRATSVGRHQIKSVITRVTRDSSGTHTIHGLAWSDGSPIETIEIAVDDGPFRAARIEPGVSPYAWSAFHLEWSDAARGSHRLVSRARGRSGIQPTEDEDLRYKATPWENNGQVVRAIELP
- a CDS encoding rhomboid family intramembrane serine protease; this encodes MEDHQGDGAPRAFRELLDTATPHFFVTPVLVGLNVAFFAVMVLFGVSPLDPDLESLWRFGANFGPRTFAGEWWRILSSTFVHIGFFHLVLNMWALWSLGNLAERMFGSMTFLVIYLMSGIGGSVGTLLWHPHITSAGASGALFGVLGALVAFVYLGHIHVPPRIVRNLRWVLIAVVVFNLLFGFMWPRIDNAGHLGGLLVGLITGAALHRPLPVRPRSALRYLAVPMVLAVLAGLAELSRALAQSNPSMLAAEALELELQGKSEAAAQKLEQAIEMDPGLVSALTQLGYLHLEAGRFGAAATVLEKAAQLEPDSVELHVVLGIAYMRDDRYREAAATLEKALERAPGRPALLSELGTAQYLSGDSERGVESLRKAIELDPENSEHHNRLALVLAESGDGEGSLEAIEAALDLAPRAAHIWDSLGTVRLYRNEPAEAAEAYRKAIQLDPQQAIYHYNLSLALRRTGAMEAADEARTRALELAPDLEPPSDGSPMIWS